The segment acaattattttgttcttttaaatatttgacaaaatcaaattaaaacttatatcaaataaataaatcatattaaatttttataatatatatttgttttttttttatttattgttagttatttttatgtggtaaaataatttcattacgATATgcatttattcaataataaaaaaaaattatattttattttctcatttataccaatgaattaataatcttatttttatttgtttttttttttttttttcaattcgcTGATTGTGGCAtataagaaattaaaaaaaaaaattatttcaattgttatttcaatattatatatatttatatataaaaaaaaaacaaaaaaaaaatcaaaatatatatttttatatatatttggccACGTGGAAGCCAGGCGAGAGTCTTTccgttaatttttaattttattttttattattttttttttatgagcttgtatttaaatataataataataataatattataataattttgttattatttttcatcttttcaAGACAAACGTCAATtcactaaaatattattattattatcattgttttctttttatttttaatttattaatttttaaaaaaaattacgttcaTCTCCAGATAactggaaaaattttaaatattttttttctctatctagcttttttttttttgtttaaatttattattattttttctcactctgtggaatattattttgaatatttgtcTAGATGCAGATGATgatgtttatgtattttttgtatatttttcgtttttaatattgttttttaattaatataataattattaatttttagctGGTTGTTGGTATATCCGTGTGTTGAATATCAcgaaatgatgataattgtaCAATTTGAATAAAACCATTGAGAGCCCTCCTCAAGGTGCGGCGTGATGTAACGAGGCTGACCGCGAGGCCAGGCTCCCAACAGTGCTAGGAAGCACCAATtgaaccaccaccaccaggacttgaattattttgtataccACTTGGTACAACTTGATTGTACGGATGATTACTGTTGCAAAGaacattatatatattctctacgttacttaatttttcaaaaaatggtATTAAATCAAGAAGTTCAGAGTCTGTCATGTCATCAAACCACGAAGCAACAGGAACCTGTtgaaatcaacaaaaataaacaaatataaataaccccaatatttctataaattaattaactaattttttatcaataaatcatcaaggtcagataaatatatacatatgatttttttttatttagaaaaatagataaaaagaaggaaaaaaaaaaaaaagtaaagaaaagaaaataaataataataaaagcggGTTAAAATTACaaggtaatttatttacactCATCAATACTTTAATTTCAGACTCGATATAGTTGAcgctttgttatttttttattttttttttttctgcatccCATGTGCATCAAGTATTGATTCTCTATGGTATGACCATGAAGGTGTGATAATGTCAAGGGAAATGTAtgtacatataatatatatactttgaaaaataaaatgccaatgataaattgataaaataaaatttatgcaagaatttaatttgaaaaattaaataataatataaattaccgCATTGTCAGgatgaaatatataactaGCTGGACTATTGTCAACGATGATTATTTGTTGAAGATCTCTaccaagtttatttaaatcctTGACATAATTTCCTCTATGAAATACGCAAGATTCTCGGAATAATCTAGCTCGAAATACTCCCCATCTATCAAGAAGATCAGCCACTGGATCAgcatactaaaaataataataaataaatgaatgaataatgaatgatgatgatgatagtttaattaaattatttaaaacaaaccTTAGCTAAACTTGCTGTAAATAATACACACTCGTATAATTCACCCATTCGCTGTAAAAACTCATCAACATAAGGCCTCTTTAAAACATATACTTGATGTATTTGA is part of the Aphidius gifuensis isolate YNYX2018 linkage group LG1, ASM1490517v1, whole genome shotgun sequence genome and harbors:
- the LOC122861070 gene encoding carboxy-terminal domain RNA polymerase II polypeptide A small phosphatase 1 yields the protein MDASSIITQVSRDDELGHYNNEKAQLPKDNEAASSNGQSSSGNKKPRGRGLLRSLLCCLGKGRGGNSSKSSKASSLQFDSRATPPPGSPHFLLPPVKHQDMHKKCMVIDLDETLVHSSFKPINNADFVVPVEIDGQIHQVYVLKRPYVDEFLQRMGELYECVLFTASLAKYADPVADLLDRWGVFRARLFRESCVFHRGNYVKDLNKLGRDLQQIIIVDNSPASYIFHPDNAVPVASWFDDMTDSELLDLIPFFEKLSNVENIYNVLCNSNHPYNQVVPSGIQNNSSPGGGGSIGAS